From a region of the Pseudomonas fulva 12-X genome:
- a CDS encoding MBL fold metallo-hydrolase has protein sequence MQTTSPALIRETFPVGPLQCNCTIIGDPVTGKAIVVDPGGNPDLIMARLEAHGLKVVSIIHTHAHLDHFLASGQMKEKTGATLHLHKDDQFLWDNLEMQCQMFGVPYTPVPAPDQWLADDEALACGCGVALHTPGHTPGSMSFWFPEAKLLIAGDTLFRRGIGRTDLWGGDYATIERSIKQRLYRLDEDATVVTGHGADTRLGDEMRENPFVRA, from the coding sequence ATGCAAACCACGTCACCCGCTCTGATCCGTGAAACCTTTCCCGTCGGGCCTTTGCAGTGCAACTGCACCATCATCGGCGATCCCGTCACTGGCAAGGCCATCGTGGTCGATCCGGGTGGCAATCCCGATTTGATCATGGCGCGGCTGGAGGCTCACGGCCTCAAGGTGGTGAGCATCATCCACACCCATGCGCACCTCGATCATTTCCTGGCCTCGGGGCAAATGAAGGAAAAGACCGGCGCGACCCTGCACCTGCACAAGGATGACCAGTTCCTCTGGGACAACCTGGAAATGCAGTGCCAGATGTTCGGTGTGCCCTACACACCGGTGCCTGCTCCTGATCAATGGCTGGCGGACGATGAAGCGCTGGCCTGCGGCTGCGGCGTGGCTCTGCATACGCCAGGGCACACGCCGGGCTCCATGAGTTTCTGGTTTCCCGAAGCCAAGCTGTTGATCGCCGGTGACACGCTGTTTCGCCGCGGCATCGGCCGTACCGACCTGTGGGGTGGCGACTACGCGACCATCGAGCGTTCCATCAAGCAGCGTCTGTATCGCCTGGATGAGGACGCCACCGTGGTGACTGGACATGGCGCGGACACCCGATTGGGTGACGAGATGCGCGAAAATCCATTCGTGCGCGCTTGA
- a CDS encoding acyltransferase yields the protein MLHFLPAPLLGLLGSLSLALNTLFWCWPLFAVTLLRIVLPLPLVQRACDQLMIFIQEGWIGCNKAWMNLLGKTRWHIEGNQSFDYEHSYLVTSNHQSWVDILVLQYLLNRRIRPLKFFLKQELIWVPVIGLCWWALGFPFMKRYSKEYLAKHPEKKGKDLQTTRRTCAKFRHNPVGIFNFVEGTRFTPAKHQEQQSPYRYLLKPKAGGLAFVLDAMGEQLHGMINVTLHYPQGSPGFWTLLSGQLDQVVVVVEQLEIPARFIGRTYDQDEAYRKDFQQWVNALWQTKDGLLEHLHQQHP from the coding sequence ATGCTGCACTTTCTGCCTGCCCCCCTGCTTGGCCTCTTGGGCAGCCTTTCCCTGGCGCTGAACACGCTGTTCTGGTGCTGGCCGCTGTTCGCCGTCACCCTGCTGCGCATCGTGCTACCCCTGCCGCTGGTGCAGCGCGCCTGTGACCAGCTGATGATCTTCATTCAGGAAGGCTGGATCGGCTGCAACAAGGCGTGGATGAACCTACTGGGCAAGACCCGCTGGCATATCGAAGGCAACCAGAGTTTCGATTACGAGCATTCGTACCTGGTGACCAGTAACCACCAGAGCTGGGTGGACATCCTGGTGCTGCAGTACCTGCTCAACCGACGTATCCGTCCGCTGAAGTTCTTTCTCAAGCAGGAGCTGATCTGGGTGCCGGTGATCGGCCTGTGCTGGTGGGCGCTGGGCTTTCCCTTCATGAAGCGCTATTCGAAGGAGTACCTGGCCAAACACCCGGAAAAGAAAGGCAAGGATCTACAGACCACGCGCCGCACCTGCGCCAAATTTCGCCATAACCCGGTGGGCATCTTCAACTTCGTCGAGGGCACCCGCTTCACCCCGGCCAAACACCAGGAACAGCAATCACCGTACCGCTATCTGCTCAAGCCCAAGGCCGGCGGCCTGGCCTTCGTGCTCGATGCCATGGGTGAGCAGCTGCACGGCATGATCAACGTCACCCTGCATTATCCCCAGGGCAGCCCCGGCTTCTGGACCCTGCTCAGCGGTCAGCTGGACCAAGTGGTTGTGGTCGTCGAGCAGCTGGAAATCCCCGCCCGCTTCATCGGCCGCACCTACGATCAGGACGAGGCCTATCGCAAGGATTTCCAGCAGTGGGTCAATGCGCTGTGGCAAACCAAGGATGGCCTGCTGGAGCACCTGCACCAGCAGCATCCCTAG
- a CDS encoding diguanylate cyclase domain-containing protein: protein MPDRDEPLEILVVDDRQDNLDDMQELLEAIEQPVHCVDSGAKALDYLDQSQVALVLLDVQMPRMDGFEVARRMRSDPRTRLIPIIFVSGMTQTDEILNQGYGAGAMDFIAKPVQPATLLHKVRALLEHERHRRQLLHMTQQLERERAFNASILDNTAEGILVVGDDGRIRFANPAIARMLGCQASELTGSELLNWVDVGGAAQWQASSFYEHWQHGEHLRLHDANLRTRDGRFVPVALSCSPLPAEGHGMVVLALDMSVVRDLHHQLESLVITDALTGLLNRRGFLQELQASISRHQRTGQKAALLYLDLDGFKRINDTLGHERGDQVLRQVSSQLKGCLRPYDRLARIGGDEFTVILDSLGSVTDAASVAQKLVQQVAELADDSELSGLGVSIGIACLPGDGSTVEDLLRAADTAMYAAKRGGRGQYRFYDAQNLA, encoded by the coding sequence GTGCCGGATAGGGATGAACCGCTGGAAATTCTGGTCGTCGATGATCGCCAAGATAATCTCGATGACATGCAGGAGCTGCTCGAGGCCATCGAGCAGCCCGTGCACTGCGTGGACTCGGGCGCCAAGGCCCTCGACTACCTCGACCAGAGTCAGGTGGCGCTGGTATTGCTCGATGTGCAGATGCCGCGCATGGATGGCTTCGAGGTAGCGCGGCGCATGCGTAGCGATCCGCGCACGCGGCTGATCCCGATCATCTTCGTCTCCGGGATGACGCAGACCGACGAGATCCTCAACCAGGGTTACGGCGCTGGCGCCATGGATTTCATCGCCAAACCGGTGCAGCCGGCAACCCTGCTGCACAAGGTGCGCGCGCTGCTCGAACACGAGCGCCATCGCCGCCAGCTGCTGCACATGACCCAACAGTTGGAGCGCGAGCGGGCCTTCAATGCCTCGATTCTCGACAACACCGCCGAAGGCATTCTGGTGGTCGGCGATGACGGGCGTATCCGCTTCGCCAACCCGGCAATTGCACGCATGCTGGGCTGCCAGGCCAGCGAACTGACCGGCAGTGAGCTGCTGAATTGGGTCGATGTCGGCGGAGCGGCGCAGTGGCAAGCCTCGAGCTTCTACGAGCATTGGCAGCACGGCGAGCACCTGCGCCTGCATGACGCCAACCTGCGCACTCGTGATGGGCGTTTCGTACCTGTAGCGCTTTCCTGTTCGCCGCTGCCCGCCGAGGGGCACGGCATGGTGGTGCTGGCGCTGGACATGTCGGTGGTGCGCGACCTGCACCATCAGCTCGAATCACTGGTGATCACCGATGCCCTGACCGGGCTGCTCAACCGCCGCGGTTTTCTGCAAGAGCTGCAGGCCTCAATCTCCCGCCACCAGCGTACCGGCCAGAAGGCCGCCTTGCTGTACCTGGACCTGGATGGCTTCAAGCGCATCAACGACACCTTGGGTCATGAGCGCGGTGATCAGGTGTTGCGTCAGGTGAGTAGCCAGCTCAAGGGTTGCCTGCGACCTTATGATCGCCTGGCGCGGATTGGCGGTGATGAATTCACGGTGATTCTCGACAGCTTGGGCAGCGTAACGGACGCCGCCTCGGTGGCGCAGAAACTGGTGCAGCAGGTCGCCGAGCTGGCTGACGACAGTGAGCTGTCAGGCTTGGGCGTCAGTATCGGCATCGCCTGTTTGCCAGGCGACGGCAGCACGGTCGAAGACCTGCTGCGGGCGGCCGATACGGCGATGTATGCGGCCAAGCGTGGCGGGCGTGGGCAGTACCGCTTCTACGATGCGCAAAATTTGGCCTAG
- a CDS encoding glutathione peroxidase — translation MSAFHDLTLHALDGQELPLAPLKGKVVLVVNVASKCGLTPQYAGLERLQQTYAAQGFSVLGVPCNQFAGQEPDDEAAIAQFCSLNYGVTFPLSSKLEVNGSGRHPLYRLLAGEGAEFPGDITWNFEKFLVGQDGRVLARFSPRTAPDDPALIQAIEKALA, via the coding sequence ATGAGCGCCTTCCACGACCTGACACTGCACGCATTAGATGGCCAGGAGCTGCCGCTGGCGCCGCTCAAGGGCAAGGTGGTGCTGGTGGTCAACGTCGCTTCAAAATGTGGCCTCACACCGCAATATGCCGGCCTCGAGCGCTTGCAGCAGACCTACGCCGCCCAGGGGTTCAGCGTGCTCGGCGTGCCCTGCAACCAGTTTGCCGGGCAGGAGCCGGATGACGAGGCGGCCATCGCCCAGTTCTGCAGCCTGAACTACGGCGTGACCTTTCCGTTGAGCAGCAAACTGGAAGTCAACGGCAGCGGTCGTCATCCGCTGTATCGCCTGCTGGCCGGTGAGGGCGCGGAGTTTCCCGGCGACATCACCTGGAATTTCGAGAAGTTTCTGGTGGGCCAGGATGGCCGTGTGCTCGCGCGTTTCTCGCCGCGCACCGCGCCGGATGATCCGGCGCTGATCCAGGCCATTGAGAAGGCCCTGGCCTGA
- a CDS encoding acetate kinase yields the protein MPARNILVINCGSSSIKFALVDPDQQAFAISGLAERLGSADAVLHWQRDGIKHSQAIAGDDHRAALAHLLQRVQEATGGQLHGIGHRIVHGGEHFTRAQRLDDGVIAAIRAVAPLAPLHNPAGLLGIEAALALYPELPQVAVFDTAFHQTLPEHAFRYAVPEQLYRDHGVRRYGFHGTSHRFVSARAAEMTGLAVDDSAWLVAHLGNGCSTCAVVNGQSRDTSMGLTPLEGLVMGTRSGDVDPNLHSHLSRTLGWSLEQIDRMLNHDSGLLGLSGLSNDMRSLEQAREEGHAGATLAIEVFCYRLAKSLAAMSCALPRLDGLVFTGGIGENSPLIRSKTVAHLSLLGLKLDEAANARCLRGVSGPINAQGHTRVLVVPTNEERQIALDTLALLD from the coding sequence ATGCCCGCACGCAATATTCTGGTGATCAACTGCGGTAGCTCCTCCATCAAGTTCGCCCTGGTCGACCCTGATCAGCAGGCGTTCGCCATCAGCGGCCTGGCCGAGCGTCTCGGCAGCGCCGATGCGGTGCTGCACTGGCAGCGCGATGGCATCAAGCACAGCCAGGCCATTGCCGGCGACGATCATCGCGCCGCGCTGGCTCATCTGCTGCAGCGGGTGCAGGAGGCCACTGGCGGCCAGTTGCACGGCATCGGCCATCGAATCGTGCACGGCGGTGAGCACTTCACCAGGGCCCAACGCCTGGACGATGGCGTGATCGCCGCGATTCGCGCCGTCGCGCCCCTGGCGCCGCTGCACAATCCGGCAGGTCTCTTGGGCATCGAAGCAGCGCTGGCGCTGTACCCGGAGCTGCCCCAGGTGGCGGTGTTCGACACGGCCTTCCACCAGACGCTGCCCGAGCACGCCTTCCGCTACGCGGTGCCGGAGCAGCTGTATCGCGATCACGGCGTGCGCCGCTATGGTTTCCACGGCACCAGCCACCGCTTCGTCAGCGCCCGCGCAGCCGAAATGACCGGGCTAGCGGTAGACGACAGCGCATGGCTGGTCGCCCACCTGGGCAATGGCTGCTCGACCTGCGCGGTGGTCAACGGCCAGAGCCGCGACACCAGCATGGGCCTGACGCCGCTCGAAGGCCTGGTGATGGGCACGCGCAGTGGCGACGTCGACCCCAATCTGCACAGCCACCTCTCGCGCACCCTGGGCTGGAGCCTGGAACAGATCGACCGCATGCTCAACCACGACAGCGGCCTGCTCGGCCTGTCGGGGCTGTCCAACGACATGCGCAGCCTCGAACAAGCCCGCGAGGAAGGCCATGCCGGCGCCACCCTGGCCATCGAAGTGTTCTGCTATCGCCTGGCCAAATCCCTGGCGGCCATGAGCTGCGCCCTGCCCCGCCTGGACGGGCTGGTTTTCACCGGCGGCATCGGCGAGAACTCACCGCTGATCCGTAGCAAGACGGTGGCGCACCTGAGCCTGCTAGGCCTCAAGCTGGACGAAGCGGCCAACGCCCGCTGCCTGCGCGGCGTCAGCGGGCCGATCAATGCACAAGGCCATACGCGGGTGCTGGTGGTGCCCACCAACGAGGAGCGGCAGATCGCCCTCGACACCCTGGCGCTGCTCGACTGA
- a CDS encoding DUF3565 domain-containing protein: MAVLSCGHTQHLRHQPPWQNRAWVLDAAQRQAHIGTNFTCGWCVATPAPSDAKDS; the protein is encoded by the coding sequence GTGGCTGTCCTATCCTGCGGCCATACTCAACACCTGCGCCATCAGCCGCCCTGGCAAAATCGAGCCTGGGTGCTCGACGCCGCGCAGCGACAAGCGCATATCGGCACGAACTTCACCTGTGGCTGGTGTGTCGCAACACCAGCTCCCTCCGATGCTAAGGATTCCTGA
- a CDS encoding glycosyltransferase family 4 protein: MSTPPLFIALVSETYSPEINGVANTLGHLVKGLRARGHRLQLIRPRQHQDAPAANDDDLLLTRGWPLPGYRGLQWGQSARHKLLRLWRRQRPDVLYIATEGPLGLSALRAARHLRIPVISGFHTNFQQYTGHYGITLLTRLLTNYLRWFHNASRMTLVPSLSQRCELQRRGFERLELLARGVDAALFNPARRSDELRRSWGLGEQDIAVLHVGRLAAEKNLDLLVTTFQALQRQSTGKRLRLVVVGDGPLREGLHKRLPDALFCGIQRGEALAQHYASGDIFLFPSLSETFGNVLLEAMASGLGVVAFDQAAAAQHVEDGYNGMLASADDERTFIDAAGWLLENGENLRRVRLNARQHAARQGWSSIVEQFEQHLYTAQLDSSVPKAGRKPTLAIESKRAN, encoded by the coding sequence ATGAGCACTCCCCCGCTATTCATCGCCCTGGTCAGCGAGACCTACAGCCCGGAAATCAACGGCGTGGCCAATACCCTTGGCCATCTGGTCAAAGGCCTGCGCGCCCGCGGCCATCGCCTGCAGTTGATCCGCCCACGTCAACACCAAGACGCTCCCGCCGCCAATGACGACGACCTGCTGCTGACCCGCGGCTGGCCGCTGCCCGGTTACCGCGGCCTGCAATGGGGCCAGTCGGCGCGTCACAAGCTGCTGCGCCTGTGGCGACGCCAGCGCCCGGATGTGCTGTACATCGCCACCGAAGGGCCGTTGGGATTATCCGCCCTGCGCGCGGCACGGCATCTGCGCATTCCGGTGATCAGTGGTTTTCATACCAACTTCCAGCAATACACCGGCCACTACGGCATCACCCTGCTGACCCGCCTGCTGACCAATTACCTGCGCTGGTTTCACAACGCCTCACGCATGACCCTGGTGCCCAGCCTCAGCCAGCGCTGCGAGCTGCAACGCCGCGGCTTCGAGCGCCTGGAACTGCTCGCCCGCGGCGTGGATGCAGCGCTGTTCAACCCGGCGCGACGCAGCGATGAACTGCGGCGCAGCTGGGGCCTGGGCGAGCAGGACATCGCCGTGCTGCATGTCGGCCGGCTGGCCGCCGAGAAGAACCTGGATCTACTGGTCACGACCTTCCAGGCGCTGCAGCGCCAATCCACCGGCAAGCGCCTGAGACTGGTGGTGGTCGGTGACGGGCCACTGCGTGAGGGCCTGCACAAGCGGCTGCCGGATGCGCTGTTCTGCGGCATCCAGCGCGGCGAGGCGCTGGCGCAGCATTACGCCAGCGGCGACATCTTTCTGTTTCCGAGCCTCTCGGAAACCTTTGGCAACGTGCTGCTCGAAGCCATGGCCTCGGGGCTTGGCGTGGTGGCCTTCGATCAGGCCGCCGCCGCCCAGCATGTCGAGGATGGCTACAACGGCATGCTGGCCAGCGCCGATGATGAACGCACTTTCATCGACGCAGCTGGCTGGCTACTGGAGAACGGCGAGAACCTGCGTCGGGTGCGCCTCAACGCCCGTCAGCACGCGGCCAGACAAGGCTGGTCGAGTATCGTCGAACAGTTCGAACAGCACCTGTACACCGCGCAGCTGGATAGCAGCGTGCCTAAGGCTGGCCGCAAGCCAACCCTGGCGATCGAGAGCAAACGCGCGAATTGA
- a CDS encoding FKBP-type peptidyl-prolyl cis-trans isomerase encodes MQIAANKAVSIDYTLTNDAGEVIDSSAGGAPLVYLHGAGNIIVGLEKALVGKQAGDEVKVSVEPEEAYGEYSAELVATLNRSMFEGVDELEVGMQFHASGPDGGMQIVTIRELEGDDVIVDGNHPLAGQRLNFAVKVVNVRDASQEEIAHGHIHGEGGHHH; translated from the coding sequence ATGCAGATCGCCGCCAACAAGGCCGTTTCCATCGACTATACCCTGACCAACGATGCCGGCGAGGTGATCGATAGTTCCGCTGGCGGCGCGCCGCTGGTTTACCTGCACGGTGCCGGCAACATCATCGTCGGCCTCGAGAAGGCCCTGGTCGGCAAGCAGGCCGGTGACGAGGTCAAGGTTTCCGTCGAGCCTGAAGAAGCCTACGGCGAATACAGCGCCGAGTTGGTTGCCACCCTGAACCGCTCGATGTTCGAAGGCGTCGACGAGCTGGAAGTCGGCATGCAGTTCCACGCTTCAGGCCCGGACGGCGGCATGCAGATCGTCACCATCCGTGAGCTGGAAGGCGATGACGTGATCGTCGACGGCAACCATCCGCTGGCTGGCCAGCGCCTGAACTTCGCGGTCAAGGTCGTCAACGTGCGTGACGCCAGCCAGGAAGAAATCGCCCATGGTCACATCCATGGCGAAGGTGGTCACCACCACTGA
- a CDS encoding OmpA family protein codes for MFKCRSLIAATAVLAVLSGCTVNPYTGESQAGKAGIYGGVGALAGAAVGAATSSKKDRKKGALIGAAVGSAAGGGYGYYVDTQEAKLRQQLQGTGVQVQRNGNDLTLIMPGNITFASNSADISSSFYPTLNSLVLTFKEFNKNGVNIVGHTDSTGSAELNQSLSTRRAQSVASYLAANGVASSRISAYGAGPNQPIASNANEAGRAQNRRVEINLRPL; via the coding sequence ATGTTCAAGTGCCGCTCCCTGATTGCCGCCACGGCCGTTCTCGCTGTTCTGTCCGGCTGTACGGTCAACCCCTATACCGGTGAAAGCCAGGCGGGCAAGGCCGGAATCTACGGTGGCGTGGGTGCGCTGGCCGGTGCCGCAGTTGGTGCTGCTACCTCGAGCAAGAAGGACCGCAAGAAGGGCGCTCTGATCGGTGCTGCCGTGGGGAGCGCTGCAGGCGGTGGTTACGGCTATTACGTCGATACCCAGGAAGCCAAGCTGCGTCAGCAGCTGCAGGGCACCGGTGTGCAGGTGCAGCGTAACGGCAATGACCTGACCCTGATCATGCCCGGCAACATCACCTTCGCCAGCAACTCGGCGGACATTTCCAGCAGCTTCTACCCGACGCTGAACTCTCTAGTGCTGACCTTCAAGGAATTCAACAAGAACGGCGTGAACATCGTCGGCCACACCGACAGCACCGGATCGGCCGAGCTGAATCAGAGCCTGTCCACCCGCCGTGCCCAGAGCGTGGCGTCCTACCTGGCGGCCAACGGCGTGGCGTCCTCGCGCATCTCTGCCTACGGTGCCGGCCCGAACCAGCCGATTGCCAGCAATGCCAACGAAGCCGGGCGCGCACAGAACCGCCGCGTAGAAATCAACCTGCGCCCGCTGTAA
- the pta gene encoding phosphate acetyltransferase, whose amino-acid sequence MHTFFISPTGFGVGLTSISLGLVGALERAGLKVGFFKPIAQPHQGDAGPERSSELVARTHGLHSPKPLALAHVERRLGDGDLDELLEEIISLYQEAAKDKDVVIVEGMVPTRQASYAARVNFHLAKSLDADVILVSAQEQETLSELCDRVEIQAQQFGGPKDPKVLGVILNKIRSDDGLEAFTARLREQSSLLRHPEFRLLGCIPWLDELNAPRTRDIAELLGARILNAGDYEQRRMMKIVLCARAVANTVQLLKPGTLVVTPGDRDDIILAASLAAMNGMPLAGLLLCSDFAPDPRIMELCRGALQSGLPVMTVSTGSYDTATNLNRLNKEIPVDDKERAEKVADFVASHLDHDWLAARCGNPRELRLSPPAFRYQLVQQAKAANKRIVLPEGAEPRTVQAAAICQARGIARCVLLAKPEEVHSVAQAQGIELPPGLEILDPDLIRERYVEPMVELRKGKGLNAPMAAAQLEDTVVLGTMMLALDEVDGLVSGAVHTTANTIRPALQLIKTAPGYNLVSSVFFMLLPDQVLVYGDCAVNPDPNAEQLAEIALQSASSAQAFGIPPRVAMLSYSTGDSGSGEEVEKVREATRLARETNPELLVDGPLQYDAAAIESVGRQKAPNSPVAGRATVFIFPDLNTGNTTYKAVQRSADCISVGPMLQGLRKPVNDLSRGALVDDIVFTIALTAIQAANMRH is encoded by the coding sequence ATGCACACCTTTTTCATCTCGCCGACCGGTTTCGGCGTCGGCCTCACCTCCATCAGCCTGGGCCTGGTCGGTGCGCTGGAACGCGCCGGCCTCAAGGTCGGTTTCTTCAAACCCATCGCCCAGCCGCACCAGGGTGATGCCGGCCCCGAGCGCTCCAGCGAACTGGTAGCGCGCACCCACGGCCTGCACTCGCCCAAGCCGCTGGCCCTCGCCCATGTCGAGCGGCGCCTCGGTGACGGCGATCTGGACGAACTGCTGGAAGAAATCATCAGCCTCTACCAGGAGGCCGCCAAAGACAAAGACGTGGTGATCGTCGAAGGCATGGTGCCGACGCGCCAGGCCAGCTATGCGGCGCGGGTCAACTTTCACCTGGCCAAGAGCCTGGATGCCGATGTGATTCTGGTCTCGGCCCAGGAGCAGGAAACCTTAAGCGAGCTGTGCGACCGCGTGGAAATCCAGGCCCAACAGTTCGGCGGTCCAAAGGACCCCAAGGTGCTCGGCGTGATCCTCAACAAGATCCGCAGCGACGACGGCCTGGAGGCCTTCACCGCACGCCTGCGCGAGCAGTCCTCGCTGCTGCGCCATCCGGAATTTCGCCTGCTCGGCTGCATTCCCTGGCTCGACGAGCTGAACGCCCCGCGCACTCGCGACATCGCCGAGCTGCTCGGCGCGCGCATCCTCAACGCCGGTGACTACGAGCAGCGACGCATGATGAAAATCGTGCTGTGCGCTCGCGCCGTGGCCAACACCGTGCAGCTGCTCAAGCCCGGCACTCTGGTGGTCACGCCGGGTGACCGCGACGACATCATTCTGGCCGCCAGCCTGGCCGCCATGAACGGCATGCCCCTGGCCGGCCTGCTGCTGTGCAGCGACTTCGCGCCGGACCCGCGCATCATGGAGCTGTGCCGCGGCGCCCTGCAGAGCGGCCTGCCGGTGATGACGGTGAGCACCGGCTCCTACGACACGGCCACCAACCTCAATCGCCTGAACAAGGAAATCCCGGTCGACGACAAGGAGCGCGCCGAGAAGGTCGCCGACTTCGTCGCCAGTCACCTGGATCACGACTGGCTGGCCGCCCGCTGCGGCAACCCGCGGGAGCTGCGCCTGTCGCCGCCGGCGTTCCGTTACCAGCTGGTGCAGCAGGCCAAGGCCGCCAACAAGCGCATCGTCCTGCCCGAAGGCGCCGAGCCGCGCACCGTGCAGGCCGCGGCGATCTGTCAGGCCCGCGGCATCGCCCGCTGCGTGCTGCTGGCCAAGCCCGAGGAAGTGCACAGCGTCGCGCAGGCTCAGGGCATCGAGCTGCCGCCGGGGCTGGAGATTCTCGATCCCGACCTGATCCGCGAGCGCTACGTCGAGCCGATGGTCGAGCTGCGCAAGGGCAAAGGTCTCAACGCGCCGATGGCCGCTGCGCAACTGGAAGACACCGTGGTGCTGGGCACCATGATGCTCGCTCTGGACGAAGTGGACGGTCTGGTCTCCGGCGCCGTGCACACCACCGCCAACACCATCCGCCCGGCGCTGCAGCTGATCAAGACCGCGCCCGGCTACAACCTGGTGTCCTCGGTGTTCTTCATGCTGTTGCCGGACCAGGTGCTGGTCTACGGCGACTGCGCCGTGAACCCGGACCCCAACGCTGAGCAACTGGCGGAAATCGCCCTGCAGAGCGCCAGCTCCGCCCAGGCGTTCGGCATTCCGCCACGGGTGGCCATGCTCAGTTACTCCACAGGTGACTCTGGCAGCGGCGAGGAAGTGGAAAAAGTCCGAGAGGCCACACGCCTGGCGCGCGAAACCAACCCGGAGCTGCTGGTCGACGGCCCGCTGCAGTACGACGCTGCGGCCATCGAAAGCGTCGGCCGGCAAAAGGCGCCCAACAGCCCGGTGGCCGGTCGCGCCACGGTGTTCATCTTCCCGGATCTGAACACCGGCAACACCACCTACAAGGCGGTGCAGCGCAGCGCCGACTGCATCAGCGTCGGCCCCATGCTGCAGGGCCTGCGCAAGCCGGTGAACGACCTGTCGCGCGGCGCGCTGGTCGACGATATCGTCTTCACCATCGCCCTGACCGCCATTCAGGCCGCCAACATGCGCCACTGA